The following nucleotide sequence is from Archocentrus centrarchus isolate MPI-CPG fArcCen1 chromosome 6, fArcCen1, whole genome shotgun sequence.
ATCTTTAAATCCAGTGTACAGGCTGGTGGCATGTccacttttttcctgtttgctatgtttgattttttttaagtctcacTTAGACAATAATGGTTGATTTAAAAGTCTGTCAGGTTCTCCGTTATGATCCTCTGTAACCGTCACAGTCTGTTTGAAGTGCTCCCACAGGGGTCGCTGTCCTGGTAGTCTGCCAGATACTTTGGCAGCTGTGACAGCTGGTTTGCTGCACATGGTGTCCAGAGTAAATGTATGCCTGCAGATCACCTCTGCCTTGGGCCGGAGAATGTTATATAGGGCCTGTAATGCCCGGACGTCTTCCAGAGCATCATGGGCTTTGTAGCTCACGCCCAGCAGCTCCCTGACCAAGTTCTCCTGTCGAAAACTCTGGAGGCAGTAGTCCTTCAGCACCTCACGTGCCAACGGTAGAGTGTCAACGTAACCTGAGACTGAAGCCTCAAACTCTGTCCTGAGGTCAAATTCATTTAGCGTGCGAGCCAGAAGCGGACAGTCAAAGTGGCGAATGTTGTGGCCAATGACAAGAGGGCGTCCAAGCATTTGAAGAAAAGCGATGAAGGCGATGAGGACCTCTCTGAGGGAGTTGGTGAGAACAGGTTGGCGGTGCAGGTACAGCCTCTGCCTACGAACCTTGAAGCCGGTCACTTTGGCCGCTCCTCGTTGCATTTGACCGTGAGGGACGACGTAGAGGTTCAGCCAGTGGCCCCCGCTCACCGCAGCCAGCTGGACGATCTCACAACTCGGAcctagagagaaaaaaaacatgcaaacaaagaATCACTTTCATGTGCTTTGGATTTCAGTCATAAGCTGTGGAAATTTGTGCTTTTAGCTGAAATAAAAAACTATGTTAAACATGACACAATCACACAGTCACTGCAGcttttgtcagctgcacatctatgatgcagatctcccgttccaccacatcccaaaggtgctctattggattgagatccagtgactctggaggccatttgaacGCAGTGAATTTATCATCatgttcaagaagccagtttaagaagatttgagctttgtgacattgtgCATTATCCTGATGGATAACAGGTTAATAAAGGGATGGctgtggtcagcagcaatactcaggtaggctgtgcgGTTTAAATAACAGTTGGTATtaaagggcccaaagtgtgctcAGAAAATCCaccaccatcagcctgaaccattgatacaaggcaggatggctcCACTGCCATATTTAGAggactaaaataaaaacaactgcaAAGTCCCAAGGATCTCCCAATGTTTCAAACCTAAACCACAGTAAAACTTTACAGCTTTCACAAAATCCGTGAGATCTCAGAATTTCCAAAATAGTTAGCTTGTTGAATaaaggggtaaaaaaaaaaaaaaattaaataagaagATTCAACAGCAGGGCAGTATTTTTTGAACGGACATCCTTTAATAGggcttcttttgtttgtttttaatttaaaatcacttaTTTAGTATTTTTGCCTCCATTTACCTTCCATATCCATGCACGATGAAACGAGCGGTTCATCTGTGTGCGTCAAGCTATCTTTAACAACTACAATTTACAGCGTTATCATCATCATACAGTTTTATCGGTCATAATAAGTACGTAAATAATTATCGTACCCAGTCCAGTCGTCTCGAGGTCAAAGAAAACCAGCGCCTGATGAGCGCCTTCAGCTTCCTCAGTGTTTTGCATGACGAGTAAATAACGTCCGTTTCTGACAGCTGTAAGAAGgtttgctaaaataatcgagtCGCAGACTGGCTGTGGTCATTGGAACTAAGTATTTAGcgataaaataataaatttggTCAATAAAAGGTACTGTTGACCCAGTCCTGGTAAAAATTTTCCCTCCATGTTTTAAAGCACCTGCGCAGTCACCGACCGGAAACTTGGAAGTTTCAAAACAAAAGCTTCGACGAAAAGGGCCATAAAGTGACGATACACGAAGGccacacaaataaacagaaactcaCACGCTAAAGTATTGCATATCTGTTTAACACATTGATTTCTATTTACCAGGCATGTGAAATTTAAATGTCAAGTAAAGCTGTTTCCGGT
It contains:
- the plex9.2 gene encoding three prime repair exonuclease 4 isoform X2 — translated: MDMEGPSCEIVQLAAVSGGHWLNLYVVPHGQMQRGAAKVTGFKVRRQRLYLHRQPVLTNSLREVLIAFIAFLQMLGRPLVIGHNIRHFDCPLLARTLNEFDLRTEFEASVSGYVDTLPLAREVLKDYCLQSFRQENLVRELLGVSYKAHDALEDVRALQALYNILRPKAEVICRHTFTLDTMCSKPAVTAAKVSGRLPGQRPLWEHFKQTVTVTEDHNGEPDRLLNQPLLSK
- the plex9.2 gene encoding three prime repair exonuclease 4 isoform X1; translation: MQNTEEAEGAHQALVFFDLETTGLGPSCEIVQLAAVSGGHWLNLYVVPHGQMQRGAAKVTGFKVRRQRLYLHRQPVLTNSLREVLIAFIAFLQMLGRPLVIGHNIRHFDCPLLARTLNEFDLRTEFEASVSGYVDTLPLAREVLKDYCLQSFRQENLVRELLGVSYKAHDALEDVRALQALYNILRPKAEVICRHTFTLDTMCSKPAVTAAKVSGRLPGQRPLWEHFKQTVTVTEDHNGEPDRLLNQPLLSK